From the Anaeromyxobacter dehalogenans 2CP-1 genome, the window CGTGCGGACCGCGTCGCGCCAGCCCACGTCCGCGTGCGCCGCCGCCGCCGGCCCGGCCGCGGCCGCCCTCGGCTTCACGTGGCCCGGGGGCGGGTTGCGGATGAGCTGCGAGAACGCGGTCGCCGTCACGAGGAAGGCGACGCCGAGGATCCGGAACGCGTTGCTCACGCCGTAGGTGGCGAGCAGGTGCTTCGAGAGCGGCGCGATGTACACCGGCGCGATGCCGAAGCCCGCCACCACCAGGCCCGTGATGAGCCCCTTCTTCTCCGGCGGGAACCACTTCACAGCGGCCGGGGTGGCGGCCGCGTAGCCGAGCCCGAACCCGGTGCCGGCGAGCAGGCCGAAGCCGATCAGCGCCGGGGCGAGCGCGCCCGGCGACGCGAAGCTCGCCACGATGAGGCCGAGGCCGGTGAGGACGCCGCCGGCGCTCGCCACCATCCGCGGGCCCAGGCGATCCTGCAGCCGGCCGGCCGGGACCATCATCAGCGCGAAGCAGGCGATGGCGAGGGTGTACGGGAGCGTGGCCTGGGTCTTCGTCCAGCCGTAGCCGCCACGCGCGACCGGCTCGACCAGCTGCTTCGAGAACACGCTCCAGGCGTACAGGATCCCCAGGGCGAGGTTCAGCCCCATGCCAGCCAGCGTGACCACCCAGCCGCGTCGGTGCATGGTCCGGCCTCCGGCGGGCCATGGCCGCGCCGGCGTGGTGGACGGCGCGGCCGGGGCGGCCCGCTGACCCCGATTGACCGCGAGATTGATCGTCGATTGGCCGCGATTTGAGCATCATCTCGATCGCGATGTCACGCGCGCGGGCGCGCGCGGGCGCGCCTGCGACCGCATGCCGCGGCGCGGCCTGACGCGGATCCAGCGCGCTCCCCCGAACGCCGGACGATCAGCGGACGGACTGCCGCACCAGCGCGTCGAGGTCGCCGGGGGCGATGCCGGCCTCGTGCAGCACGGCGCCCCAGGTGGCCTTCCCGGCCTGCACCTGCACCAGCCGCGTCAGCTCGGACCGGCCGGTCCGCGCCGAGAGCAGCGTGAGGACGATCAGCTCCTCGCTCCGGGCGCCGGCGGCCCTCGCCTCGCGGAGGCGCGCCGGGTCGGCGCG encodes:
- a CDS encoding L-lactate MFS transporter, whose translation is MHRRGWVVTLAGMGLNLALGILYAWSVFSKQLVEPVARGGYGWTKTQATLPYTLAIACFALMMVPAGRLQDRLGPRMVASAGGVLTGLGLIVASFASPGALAPALIGFGLLAGTGFGLGYAAATPAAVKWFPPEKKGLITGLVVAGFGIAPVYIAPLSKHLLATYGVSNAFRILGVAFLVTATAFSQLIRNPPPGHVKPRAAAAGPAAAAHADVGWRDAVRTPMFWTLYAQYACAATAGLMIIGHMAKIVAVQSGNAIQAGSVFVALLASFNAGGRVVAGVISDYIGRAVTIALVCVLQALAMFFFADLSTIGGFVVGSAVVGFSYGACLALFPATAADCWGTKNMGVNYGLLFTAWGVGGVIGPTLAGRIADSTGSYAGAYHVAGLLLTFAFVLAMFSYIQVSVNLPGRELTIRLGKRAA